Within Micromonas commoda chromosome 9, complete sequence, the genomic segment CCCCCCTGTGCGCGTCGTGCGTAACGGTGCCCCCGAGAACCGCGGTCGTCACCACCGTGTTCGGCAGGTTTTGGCACAATTACACCACCCCCGGCCTCTATTTCGTCAACACCTGCGGCAGGGAGACCACCATCGTGTCCCTCAAGACCACCAGCGTCGAGCTCCCCGCCGTGaaggtggcggacgcgaggggcaACTCCATCGTCGTCTCCGGGGTGGTCAACTACAGAGTCTTCGACGCCACCAGagccgccctcgacgtcgcccaccTGCCAAACTTCGTCAAGGTgaacgcgcacgcgtccctcaagcgcgtcgcctccctctACCCGTACGAGACGAACGACGGGACCCCCTCGCTCAAGACGGAagcggcgctcctcggccgcgccCTTCGTCGAGCGTTGCAGACCAAGCTCGACTGCGCGGGAATATGCGTGGTCTCCTTCGAGCTGTCCGAcctcgcgtacgccgcggaggtggcgccgATGATGCTCGTGCGTcagcaggcgcaggcgctcctcgatgcccgcggcgtgATCGTGGCCGGTTCGGTCGGGATCGTGGACTCGTGCCTGCGGCAGCTCACGAAGAAGGGGCACCCGCTCACCGACAGGGACGAGGCCAGGCTGGTGTCCAACCTGATGACCGTTCTCGCGGGGGAGACCAGGCCGCTGCCCACGCTGTCGCTCACCGACGCCAAATAAACGCCATTTGCTTGAAGACCGAGAAAGACCTCCGCTCGAACGATACGTCACGTCCCGCTCGTCTGCGTGATGTAAAAACAAGACTCGACTAGACGTCTTTTCCTAAACGCGTCCTCCCCTCACCTCGCCAACTTCCCCGCCTTGTTCAGCTCGCGCATCTTCTCCGAGATCCGCGCAGCCTCCCTCATCCCCGACAGAAACGCGCCGtgcatcgtcgccgggtgccgccgcatcgtcgcctcgccggcgaagaACAACCCGTCACCAACGggctccgcgagcgcgtcgtaatcctcgccggtggcgccgacgcTGATGTTCGAATACGACCCGTACGCGAACTCGTCGGTGCCCCAGCACGCGCACTTGGAGTCTATCGGGTCCGGAACCGTCACGCCCCGTTTCTCGTAAATCCGTCGGAGCACCGTCATcgtctccgccaccgcgttggcgacgccGGACCTCTCAAACTCCAAAGCCGCCTCGCCGGAAACCAGCGCTatgagcaccgcgccgccgctgaggtCGTGTTCGTCCGTCTTGGCGTAGTTGTAGAACATGAAAAACCTGCCGCGTCGGTCCCTGTCTCCGCGGGCCACGTACCCGAACGTGTCCACGCTCATGTCCCAGAACGGCTTGGGAAAGAGCAGGATCACCTTGTCGAGGACGCCAAAGCCCAACGCGTCAATCGCTCGACTCTTCCTCTCGGGAAGCGGCGGCTCGAACTGCACGCTCCCCTTCTTGAGCACGCCGAGGGGcacggtgacgagcgcggcgtccgcgcgaaaCTCCCGACCGTTCTTGCACGTCACCACCACGCCCTcgtgcgcgcgtccctctcgaTCTTTCACGGGCTCCGCGGGCCCCTCCAACTGCGGGTCCGCCCCGACAGCCGCGGGGTACTCCACGCTAGTCACCGCGTGCCCGTAAAAGATGGGCAgctcgcgcgccatcgccgacacCAGCCGAACGTTACCGCCCGGGAGCCACACGTGATCGCCGTCGAAGTCGTACGGGTCGTCCTGGTCCCACTGCCCGAGGGACAGGACCTCCAGGCGATCGGCGTTGGCGAACTCCAGGTTTGCCAGGTGCCAGTTGAACAGGTCCGTCTCGATCTGCGGCTTGttccccgccctcgccttctccgcccaCGTCCGCTCCAGCTCCCGCCCGAGCGACAGGTGAtcggcgccgtgctcgtCCGTCTCCGTGAGCTGATTTCGCTTCTCCCCAACCTCGTTCATGCAGTCCTCAAACTCCCGAAACACCCTCTTGTCCGTATCCGCGTCAACcggctcgccgtcctccagGTACAGCGGGCACTCGTCCCTGATCTTCCAGAACGGCAGCGCCATCTGCTTAGCGATCACCGCGACGGGGTTGCCGTCCGCTCCGGTCAGCACGCTGCCGCCCATCTCGCACGCGGCCACCACGCGTTCGTTCGTCTCTGGGTCGATCCCCTCGAGCCGCTCCGTCCACACCCGCCCCCCCGCTCGgtcgcgagcctcgacgACCACGCACCGGTGACCCAGGCACTGCAgctgcctcgccgccgcgagaccggcgaacccggcgccgacgaccacgacCGTTCCCTTGctcgccccgggcgcgggataGTTGCCGGTGAAACCGACGCCGAAGTTGATGTATCCCGCCACGGTGAGGAACCTGTGCGCGCAGTGCACGACGGCTCGGTGCTTGGGCATGAACCAACCGCACGCCTGCTCGACGGAGACGTACGCGTTGGGATTGGCTCGCCACCGGCACAGCACGCTGTTTCTCACCGTGATGTACACCCCgaggtcggcgccggggaagaGGAAGCTCAGCTCGAAcggctcgacggcgtcgtacAGTCCGAGCGTGTGTGCCGTCCTTctctcgtcggcgtcgtccatgtTATACGCGGCGTTGAACCGGGCTTTGTCCAGGTTCAGGTTGACGAGCGGGGGCGTGGGACCGAGGCCCGCGTCGGGCGCTGGTCCACGCCCGGTGTCGCCCGCCGGTCGGGTCCTGTTCCACTTGGCGGCCCACTCGCGGTTGTTCGCGATGGCATCTGGCACCAGCTCCAAACTTCGGCCGTGTTCCGCGAACTCGTACTCGAGCAGGCACCTCTCGTAGTTCTGACGCATCTGGAACCCCGCGCTGGTCTGCCCGGTGAGGTCGTGGCCCAGCGTGGCGCACACCTCCTTCCATCGTCGGTTGTCGCACACCGCCTTGTACCCGCCCCTGGCGACAACCTCCCTGTACACGTGCCCGAGGTCGAGCGGGTGCCTGCAGAACTTCGGGACCACcaggacgcgcccgtcgagctTCTCCTGAAAGAACGCGCGGAGTTCGAGCATGAACGGGTCGTCGTGAGCGCCGTGTCCGTTCCGCGGCGTGTCGtccagccgcgcgcgcttgtcggggacggcgtcgagcgcctttGCCGAGGgctgacgcgctcgacgcccaagggatcccgtcgcgacgtcgtcgtcgacgaccgccTGAGGAGTtatgcgcctcggcgccttcGCGACTGTATCTCCGTTGACGCCCGCATTCACCGGGAGGGTCATGCCGCCGCTATGTCCCTGCCCCGAGCCCCGCCCCATGGCCTAGTGACGCGGGCCTCGTCGGAAAGCGACCTAAAATATTTAGAGTTTcgggcgctcgtggcggtgGCGTGGCTGAACCCTTCAGTTTGAAATGGGCGAGACCGGTAAATTTTGCTTCCTGACAGCATTTTTCAAAAGATGCTGACTGCGTGCGCGTGTCTAACTGGCGCGGGACTCAAAAAAAAAACGAGACGCGCCGACTTTTTTTCCGCGGCCGAAAGCGACGAATTgccttcgcgcggcggctcctccGATTCTGATTGGTCGATCGCGCAGACGTGGAGAAGAAAAGGGTGAACGAATCGACGGGATTGAGCCACTCTGCGGACCGCCCAGGCGCTCCCGCTCGACGTCTAAGCGCAGTCGGTCGATCGAGTCACCCCACGAACGTTTCGTCGCGATCGAAAGTCGACGCGGTGAGTCCCCTATCGCCTTACCGTCgcccaccgtcgtcgccagatctcggcgaggcgggaaATCGAAAGTGCTCAGCCCAACGGCAGCAGCCGCCGCTCACCTCTGAACGCCCAACTTTCCGCCACAGGAGTGTGTCATGACGTTCCAGATTTACGTCGGCGGTCAACGCGTCAACAGCGACTTCATCACGTCGACTCCCGCGTGGGCTTCCCAGCAGGTGAGCCTCCCGGCCGTCAAGTCCCGTCAATCAGGTTTTCACCGGTGGGAGGGGGGTGCATCGAATGACGTCGAAGACCCGCGTACTGACCCGCCCCGCATCCCTTTCTCAACCTCGCAGCCGAACAAGTCCCGCAAGCGATGCAGCGACGATACCGACGAggccgcgatgagcgcggcgaactcGAAGCGTCAGCAATCTTCTCCGCTCGGGTCGGTGACCAACCTGCTCGTCCACGGGACCGAGCAGTAAAGATTAAGATGACGACGGAGTGGGCGACTGGCTTCGGGCTCTGGGCCCTGAAGcgatgaggaggacgagccgcgcgcgtcgataATACCGCGGCGGACTCTACACGTTAGGATCGATTCATTAGACGCGCCCGAACAGGGCGGGCATAGAGGTCAGCCAGAGGCTGCCAAACGTAGCCATAGCAACTCGAGGAAGTAAGATTATACGGAGTCGAGAAAAAGATGTGAGAACTCGTTCCACCATCGTCACAAACGAGGGAGCGCCatgtccaccgccgcgttctccCGCGGGCCATGCGCGACGGCATCGacatccgcgtcgacgtcccctgctcgcgcgcgccgtatCGCCCCGCGTCGGCCCTCCGGAAGAGCGCGCGGGAGCAGGACCCGACGCGGGGCTTCTCCGAGGGCGCCGGAGGCgtccgccgcatccgccgcgacgtccacctTCTCCGCGCTCCCCGTGCTGCAGCTCCCCGACGAGGACTGCActccggaggaggaggcggcgttcTGCGTTCGGTTGAGGGACGTGTGCCACACGGTGGGCTTCTTCTACGTCGCCAACCACGGGATAGCCCCGAAGGTCACCGTCGACGTGTTGgaagcctcgcgcgccttcttcgccctcCCTCACGACGTCAAGCAAGGCATCGCCAACGTCAACTCTCCCGCGTTCAGGGGATACGTCCGCCTGGGCGCGGAGAACACCGCGGGCAGGCCGGACTGGAGGGAACAGATCGAGATGGgggtggaggcggacgcgcccggtgAAGAGACGGgagcggaggcggacgcagcaggagtcgacgcggacgcagCAGGAGGAGTCGACGCgtacacagctggcgaccgTCCGGTGTacgacgtcctcgtgggTCCGAACCAGTGGCCGGAGGAGAGCGCGTGCCCGGGGTTCAGACGACGCGTGACCGCGTTtctggacgacgcggcgtcgctctcgAGGCGTCTCATGGAGCTCCTGGCGTTGAGTTTGGACCTGCCCAGAGACTttttcgacgacgactttcGAGGGCGACCGAACGTTCAGGCGAAGATAGCGTCGtgcccgtccgcgcccgagggtTCGCCTTCCTCGGCTTCCTCgttcggcgtgggcgcgcaCACGGACAGCGGGTACCTCTcgctgctgctgcaggaCGACGTGGGGGGACTGCAGGTCCAGAACGGGCACGGGGAGTGGATCGACGCGATGCCAATCGACGGCACGCTGGTGGTAAACCTCGGCGAGATGTTGCAGCTCAGGACGCGCGGGTACTACCTGGCGACGCCGCACAGGGTGGTGTCCAAGGCGGCGTCCGGTgcggggtcgccgccgcggttgagCGTGCCCTACTTTTGGAATCCACGTCTGGATGCGGTGATCGAACCGATGGAGAGCCTTCCGGAGACGCTGACGTGGCTGAGGCCGGAgccggaggacgtcgcggagacgcgatcgcacggcgacggaggcaACAGGCTGATCGGTGAGTACGGGTTGAACGCCCTGAAGTCGCTGGCCAGGTCTCACCCCGAGGTGATGGCGCGGCACCACCCGGACCTGGAGGTGATGCGAGACGGGTCCGTGGCGCGTCGGAAGGATCGCGAGCTGACCCTTTAGGTTATTAACGCGATGAGGACGATGTCACTCAGAGAGGAGTCGAGTCCATCTCCAccttctccgcgccgtcccgaaCGTTCGTGTccaccgtcaccgcgggagcgtcgccttcgttcgccgcggcggctggagACTCCTTCGGCTCCTTCGGCTCCTTCGGCTCCTTCGGCTCCTTCGGCTGCTTCGGCTCCTTCTGCGGCTTGGGCGCCTTGTGTTCGGTGTTCACGGCGGACATCGTCTTGTCCAGTCCGTCCACGAGCACCCccctcaccgcgtcgcacgcctTGGCCCACGTCCCCTTGCTCTCCagctccgtcgcctcgtcgtctccgAACTTGGTGAGGACGTGGTCGTACACCTCGACTCCGGGTTTCGGCCGACCGATGCCGAACTTGACCCGCGCGAACACCTTATCTCCGCACACCTCGTCTATGATGTTGCGTATGCCGTTGTGTCCGCCGTGTCCGCCTTTGCCCTTGAGCTTGATCGCCCCCACCGCCGTGTCCAGGTCGTCGTACACCACCAGCAGGTTGGAGTTGGGGATCTTGTACCATCGGCACAGCGATCGGACCGACTCGCCGCTGAGGTTCATGTACGTCTGGGGCTTCGCGAGGAGCACGGGGACCCCCGCGATCTTACCGACTCCCACCTTCGCGCGGTgtctcgccgcgtccgtccaCGATATGCCCTCCGTCCGCGCCAGGATGTCCAGCACGTCGAACCCGGCGTTGTGCCTGGTGCCCTCGAACCTGGAACCCGGATTgccgagcccgacgaggaGCCAGCGgccgggctcggcgacgcccgcgcccgcggatcCGTGGCCGCGCACCCTCTCTATCAGGCGCATCGGCGCGGTCACCACCTTGCGGACCACCGCGAGCAAgcccatcggcgccggcgcgcgtggCCAACTGCCTCGCCAACACTGTCTATCCCTCACCTCTGATGAGACAAACGTAAATACGGACCGCCGACTTCCGCCGACACACACACATGGGCGCAGCGCTGTCCACTCGCAAGGGCCGGGAGTCGAAGTCCGGCCCAACCTCGGGGGTTGTCAACCCGCAACACGCGTCGACTCAGCACTCCGACGTCCACGTGGATCTGAACGATCCGGAGgtgtcgtccgcggtgcgcgAGTACGCATCGCGCGTGTCCCAGTTtaccgaggcggacgagagATGGCTTCGATCTAACCAGGACGCCAAGaggctcgacgcgaacgtccgcgtcgtcggagtgGCGGCGAGACACGCGGTGACCGGTCACCCCGTGGTACTCGTCACCTACCCCCTGAGAGTCGCGTACGACAGGTCCAGGGCTGGCCGGAAGGGCTACTCGACGCACAAGTGGGACTCCCGGAAAAAAGACGGACGCGTGCCCTGGACGAACACGTTCTGGCTGGTGTGCCCGGAGGTGGTCAGCGCCGTGGGACGGTTGGAGCACGCCGGGCTGGTTCGAGACTTTCACGCCAAGTTCGTGAAGGGGGACCCGAcgcacgacgcggacgcggcggcgacgttcgccaAACAGCACGCCAGGTACGCGGCGTTCAGGTGGAGTCTCctgagcgacgaggacaagGAACACTGCGAGAAGGAGGGGTACGCTTCGGTGCTGAGGGActgcggcgtgggcggcctGAGGTTCGTCAACCAGGTCAAGTGCCTGCACCTGCAGTACGGGCACTACCTGGCGAGCGGGGGCGATAACGTGGTGGGCgagtggacgcgcgcggagctcgtccgccGAGGTGAATCGATCGGCCgaggcgaggacgcgtcggcgccggtcgagGGGTGAGCCGGTGAATAAG encodes:
- a CDS encoding predicted protein; the protein is MRRDTPSPTATAHLERNDREEDDLVRALLSQHKAEDTADGPPGHSHSLDDTYYHDGPEPPQAYRNSMPEDRTCACHTSPLASVLCWLTTPLLCAPLCASCVTVPPRTAVVTTVFGRFWHNYTTPGLYFVNTCGRETTIVSLKTTSVELPAVKVADARGNSIVVSGVVNYRVFDATRAALDVAHLPNFVKVNAHASLKRVASLYPYETNDGTPSLKTEAALLGRALRRALQTKLDCAGICVVSFELSDLAYAAEVAPMMLVRQQAQALLDARGVIVAGSVGIVDSCLRQLTKKGHPLTDRDEARLVSNLMTVLAGETRPLPTLSLTDAK
- a CDS encoding histone demethylase (Predicted histone demethylases similar to AOF2/ LSD1 homologs. ChromDB ID: HDMA20101; AOF2/ LSD1 homolog), translated to MGRGSGQGHSGGMTLPVNAGVNGDTVAKAPRRITPQAVVDDDVATGSLGRRARQPSAKALDAVPDKRARLDDTPRNGHGAHDDPFMLELRAFFQEKLDGRVLVVPKFCRHPLDLGHVYREVVARGGYKAVCDNRRWKEVCATLGHDLTGQTSAGFQMRQNYERCLLEYEFAEHGRSLELVPDAIANNREWAAKWNRTRPAGDTGRGPAPDAGLGPTPPLVNLNLDKARFNAAYNMDDADERRTAHTLGLYDAVEPFELSFLFPGADLGVYITVRNSVLCRWRANPNAYVSVEQACGWFMPKHRAVVHCAHRFLTVAGYINFGVGFTGNYPAPGASKGTVVVVGAGFAGLAAARQLQCLGHRCVVVEARDRAGGRVWTERLEGIDPETNERVVAACEMGGSVLTGADGNPVAVIAKQMALPFWKIRDECPLYLEDGEPVDADTDKRVFREFEDCMNEVGEKRNQLTETDEHGADHLSLGRELERTWAEKARAGNKPQIETDLFNWHLANLEFANADRLEVLSLGQWDQDDPYDFDGDHVWLPGGNVRLVSAMARELPIFYGHAVTSVEYPAAVGADPQLEGPAEPVKDREGRAHEGVVVTCKNGREFRADAALVTVPLGVLKKGSVQFEPPLPERKSRAIDALGFGVLDKVILLFPKPFWDMSVDTFGYVARGDRDRRGRFFMFYNYAKTDEHDLSGGAVLIALVSGEAALEFERSGVANAVAETMTVLRRIYEKRGVTVPDPIDSKCACWGTDEFAYGSYSNISVGATGEDYDALAEPVGDGLFFAGEATMRRHPATMHGAFLSGMREAARISEKMRELNKAGKLAR
- a CDS encoding predicted protein; translation: MTFQIYVGGQRVNSDFITSTPAWASQQVSLPAVKSRQSGFHRWEGGASNDVEDPRTDPPRIPFSTSQPNKSRKRCSDDTDEAAMSAANSKRQQSSPLGSVTNLLVHGTEQ
- a CDS encoding 2OG-Fe oxygenase protein (2OG-Fe(II) oxygenase superfamily. This family contains members of the 2-oxoglutarate (2OG) and Fe(II)-dependent oxygenase superfamily) gives rise to the protein MSTAAFSRGPCATASTSASTSPARARRIAPRRPSGRARGSRTRRGASPRAPEASAASAATSTFSALPVLQLPDEDCTPEEEAAFCVRLRDVCHTVGFFYVANHGIAPKVTVDVLEASRAFFALPHDVKQGIANVNSPAFRGYVRLGAENTAGRPDWREQIEMGVEADAPGEETGAEADAAGVDADAAGGVDAYTAGDRPVYDVLVGPNQWPEESACPGFRRRVTAFLDDAASLSRRLMELLALSLDLPRDFFDDDFRGRPNVQAKIASCPSAPEGSPSSASSFGVGAHTDSGYLSLLLQDDVGGLQVQNGHGEWIDAMPIDGTLVVNLGEMLQLRTRGYYLATPHRVVSKAASGAGSPPRLSVPYFWNPRLDAVIEPMESLPETLTWLRPEPEDVAETRSHGDGGNRLIGLTPR
- a CDS encoding peptidyl-tRNA hydrolase, potentially chloroplast precursor (Peptidyl-tRNA hydrolase (PTH) is a monomeric protein that cleaves the ester bond linking the nascent peptide and tRNA when peptidyl-tRNA is released prematurely from the ribosome); amino-acid sequence: MGLLAVVRKVVTAPMRLIERVRGHGSAGAGVAEPGRWLLVGLGNPGSRFEGTRHNAGFDVLDILARTEGISWTDAARHRAKVGVGKIAGVPVLLAKPQTYMNLSGESVRSLCRWYKIPNSNLLVVYDDLDTAVGAIKLKGKGGHGGHNGIRNIIDEVCGDKVFARVKFGIGRPKPGVEVYDHVLTKFGDDEATELESKGTWAKACDAVRGVLVDGLDKTMSAVNTEHKAPKPQKEPKQPKEPKEPKEPKEPKESPAAAANEGDAPAVTVDTNVRDGAEKVEMDSTPL
- a CDS encoding predicted protein translates to MGAALSTRKGRESKSGPTSGVVNPQHASTQHSDVHVDLNDPEVSSAVREYASRVSQFTEADERWLRSNQDAKRLDANVRVVGVAARHAVTGHPVVLVTYPLRVAYDRSRAGRKGYSTHKWDSRKKDGRVPWTNTFWLVCPEVVSAVGRLEHAGLVRDFHAKFVKGDPTHDADAAATFAKQHARYAAFRWSLLSDEDKEHCEKEGYASVLRDCGVGGLRFVNQVKCLHLQYGHYLASGGDNVVGEWTRAELVRRGESIGRGEDASAPVEG